The window GATTTTTCATAGCGTGTCACCCTCGGCCGATTGGTAGCAGCTGTTTAGATTGCTGTGTGGACAAAAATTTCAAAGCTGTTACTTAGCTCCTTGGGAAGTTCTGCTATAGTTCATTAGCGGTTTCTGAAAACATGGGGAAtaaacctaaaaacaaaacaccaaacagGAACATATTTTTAGCACCACATATACTGTTTACTTGTACTTCCTCCATTGTCTTAATCTTCCCACTTTGCCTTCCCAACTCAGTTTCTTATAACACCCCCAGCCCTTAAACCCATCCCTGTGGGCCCTCACCAGGGAACTACTACGATTACCTGAAACCTCACTAGCCATAGGAGAAGCCACAGGCACCAAGGCTGGTGGCTCCACCACCAAAGCCAGCGCTGGTGCTTGGTCCACCGCCGAATCCAGCACCAGGGCTTGGTCCACCGCCGAAGCCAACACTATTtggtccactgccaaaacaagctCCAGTGTTCAGTCCGCTGAAGCCAGCTCTGGTGCTTGGTCCACCGGCAAAACCACTGGTGCCTTGTCCGCTGCAGAAGCCAGCACCAGTGTCTGGTCCACCGCTGAAGCCAACAATAGAACTGGGTCCACTATTGAAGCTGGTGCTCGTGCTGGGCTCGCCAGTAAAGCCAGTGCTGGTGTTGGAACCACTGCCAAAGCCAATGATGGTACTCAGTCCTCTGTCGAAGCTGGCATTAGGCCCACCGCCAAAGCCATCGCTGGTGCTGAGGCCACCACTAAAGCCAGCACTGGTGCCAAGTGTGCTGCCAAAACCAACATTGGTGCCTAGTCCACCACCAAAGCCATCGCTGGTGACCAGTCCGCCACCAAAGCCAGTGCTGGTGCCTAGTCCGCCACCGAAGCCAGTGCTGGTGCTTAGTCCGCCACTGAAGCCAGCACTGGTGCTTAGTCCACCACTGAAGCCAGCACTGGTGCCTAGGCTGCCATCGAAGGCAGTACTGGTGCCTAAGCCACCACTAAAGGCAGTACTGGTGCCCAGGCTGCCACCAAAGCCAGAACTGGTGTTCAGTCCACCAAATCCAGCACCGGTGCTTAGCCCACTGCCAAAGCTGAAACCAGCACTGGTGCTGGGTCCATCATTAAAACTGGCACTGGTAACACCACTAAAGCAGGCACTGGTGCTAGGAGGGCCACCAAAGCATAGATTGGTGTTAGATGCACTGCCAAAGCAGAGGCTGGTGCTGGGAGCGCCACCAAAACAGAGGCTGGTGCTGGGAGCACCACCAAAGCTGACACTGGTGCTGGGAGCACCACCAAAGTCAGTAGTGGTACCAAGTGCCCCACTAAAGCCAGCACTGGTGCTGAATGCACCGCCGAAGCCAGGGTTGGTGCTCGGTGTGCCACTGAAGCTAACACTGGTGCTGAAGGCACTGCCAAAACCTGCACTGGAATTGAGTGCACCACCAAAGCTGGCACTGGTACTGATGGCAGCATCAAAACCAGGACTTGTGTTGAGTGCACCACCAAAGCCGGCACTGGTGCTCACAGAACCCACAAAACCAGTATTGTTGTCGAGTGCACTGCCAAAGCCAGCACTGGTGTTGAGCGTGCCACCAAAGCCGGCACTGGTGCTGACAGCACCACCAAAACCAGCACTCGTGCTGAGTGCACCACCAAAACCAGCATTTATGTTGAGTGCGCCATCAAGGCCAGTAGTGCTGTTGAGTATACCACCAAAACCGGTATTTGGGTTGAGTGCATTGCCAAAGCCTGCGTTGGTGCTGATGGTACCACCAAAACCGGCACTCGTGTTGAGTGCACCATCAAAGCTGGCACTGCTGTTGAGTGCACCGCCAAAGCCGGCACTGCTAAGTGCACCACCAAAGCTCACACTGGTGCCAGGAGAGCCACCAAAGCAGACACTGGTGCTGAGTGTACCACCAAAGTCAGCACTCGTACTGGAACAGCCACTGAAGGAGACACTGGTGCTGAG is drawn from Ochotona princeps isolate mOchPri1 chromosome X, mOchPri1.hap1, whole genome shotgun sequence and contains these coding sequences:
- the TRO gene encoding trophinin isoform X3; the encoded protein is MLKDVIQEYNEYFPEIIERASYALEKMFRINLKEIDKQSSLYILISTQESSAGILGTTKDTPKLGLLMVILSVIFMNGNKASEAVIWEVLRKLGLRPGVRHSLFGEVRKLITDEFVKQKYLEYKRVPNSRPPEYEFFWGLRSYHETSKMKVLKFACKVQKKDPKDWAAQYREAVEMEVQAAAVAVAEAEARAEARAQMGIGEEAVAGPWNWDDMDIDCLTREELGDDAQAWSRFSFEIEARSQENADADTNIDFSRGASTRVSFSDGAGVSFNDVPSPSGGFSGGSGITFGGAPSTSASFSNAASISFGSAPSTSNTFTGGANITFGGAPNTSASFSSAASISFGSVPNTITSFSGGASISFGGAPSTSTSFSSTASISFGGAPSTITSFSGGASITFGGAPCTSASFSSGANSGFGSTVSTTVGFGGALTTSTTFSSAPAMSTVFNEAPSSSTGFGGTLSTSVCFGGSPSSAASFGGTLSTSICFGGSPSASTGFGGTLSTSVSFSGCSSTSADFGGTLSTSVCFGGSPGTSVSFGGALSSAGFGGALNSSASFDGALNTSAGFGGTISTNAGFGNALNPNTGFGGILNSTTGLDGALNINAGFGGALSTSAGFGGAVSTSAGFGGTLNTSAGFGSALDNNTGFVGSVSTSAGFGGALNTSPGFDAAISTSASFGGALNSSAGFGSAFSTSVSFSGTPSTNPGFGGAFSTSAGFSGALGTTTDFGGAPSTSVSFGGAPSTSLCFGGAPSTSLCFGSASNTNLCFGGPPSTSACFSGVTSASFNDGPSTSAGFSFGSGLSTGAGFGGLNTSSGFGGSLGTSTAFSGGLGTSTAFDGSLGTSAGFSGGLSTSAGFSGGLSTSTGFGGGLGTSTGFGGGLVTSDGFGGGLGTNVGFGSTLGTSAGFSGGLSTSDGFGGGPNASFDRGLSTIIGFGSGSNTSTGFTGEPSTSTSFNSGPSSIVGFSGGPDTGAGFCSGQGTSGFAGGPSTRAGFSGLNTGACFGSGPNSVGFGGGPSPGAGFGGGPSTSAGFGGGATSLGACGFSYG